The DNA region TGATTTCAAAGATATCGGACTGGAACTACCTTGCCATTCTTGCCATTAATAACGGCATGGCCCCTCTCGTGAGCAAGAAGATCCCCCTGCTTGAAAAGAACCATCTTATACCCCCGGAAATAAAGGAGCAGCTTCACCAGGCTTATCTCAAAACCCCTGCTTTACCATGCAACGACACCTTCGAGTTTCTCAAAATCAATAATCCTGTCACACTTTGAAAGGAAGCTTTCGCTGTGAGAAATTAGTATTATCGTCATGTTTTCATCGAAGAGCCGTTTCTCCAGAGTCTCTATAATCTCCTCTTCTGTCCCTGCATCAAGTGAGGATGTTGGTTCATCCATCAGCAAAACTTCTGCCCCCTTGTAATAGGCGCGGGCAATTCCTATCCTCTGTTTCTCTCCACCGGAAATTCTTGATCCGCTATCTCCTATCATGGTTTTAACCCCTTCAGGAAGCCTGTCTGTCAAATCTTTGAGGGCTGCAACATCAAGAGACTTTTTAAGCAGTTCCGGTTCCGGTACCTCAAGAGGAGATATGTTCTGCTCAAGTGTGCCATCCATAATAAACACATCCTGCGACACGTATCCAAGCAGCTTATGCCATCCGTCCCTGTTTCCAGGAGTGAGCTCAGTGCCGTCAATCAGCACGCTCCCCTCATGTGGCATATACAGCCCCATCATGAGGTAAAACAAGGTGCTTTTCCCGCTTCCGGATGACCCCCGTATACCTACGCGCTCACCACGGTTAATTCTAAGGGAGAGGTTTTTGAAAATGGGCAGACCGGGACCAAAGTCAAAACTGATATTTTTCAGCTCAATTGAATGGTTAAATCTCAATTCTGTTCCGGTGTCGGTGATTGACGTGCCGCCTGATCCTGCCTGTTTGTTTATAATATCAGCAGTGTACAGGTTGTTGCGGAGGTTTCCGCGTTGGACTATAATGGAACGGACTGCCGGGAGAAGCCTCAGGGTCGCTAAGGCGAAAATTCCAACGAGAGATCGCAAACCTGAATCTTCACCTGCAAAAAAATAATATCCTGCAACAACTCCTGTAATCAATAATATCACGTTTATCTCTATAGATTTTGACACCATGCTTTTAAGCCTTTCAACTTGCATTTTGCACATTGATATGACTTTTGTCCCCTGCGTGAAAGCGTTACTTAGCCGTTGAAAATAATTATTTACAACGATGTCAGCATAACCTCTGAAGATTTCGGTAGTTACCCGCCACTGGCTCCTCTTTGCCTCGTTGTCAGCTTTACCTGCCTTTTGCATCTGCATTCCAATTTTCAAATGACTTACAATGATCAGGGGAGCAAATATAACCAATTGAATTACTGCTATATAAATATTGATATAGGCGATCGATATAATTATCAGGGCAGAGAGCAGCAGGTCGCCTGCCATGATAAGCGCGGGATTTATGTACCCGAAAACA from Marinilabiliales bacterium includes:
- a CDS encoding ABC transporter ATP-binding protein → MSLEALKNAPVSKPSKIFLLFSAALTALLEMAGLAIIVPLLLLLLEDEGITGNKYLQAIYETTGIENYGFFLLIVIAIVLLLLILKNITLHKINNYKNKILLRIYSHYTHNLFFRYYCRGLPFIKNSSPTSLSHDVNAVCFQYVFGYINPALIMAGDLLLSALIIISIAYINIYIAVIQLVIFAPLIIVSHLKIGMQMQKAGKADNEAKRSQWRVTTEIFRGYADIVVNNYFQRLSNAFTQGTKVISMCKMQVERLKSMVSKSIEINVILLITGVVAGYYFFAGEDSGLRSLVGIFALATLRLLPAVRSIIVQRGNLRNNLYTADIINKQAGSGGTSITDTGTELRFNHSIELKNISFDFGPGLPIFKNLSLRINRGERVGIRGSSGSGKSTLFYLMMGLYMPHEGSVLIDGTELTPGNRDGWHKLLGYVSQDVFIMDGTLEQNISPLEVPEPELLKKSLDVAALKDLTDRLPEGVKTMIGDSGSRISGGEKQRIGIARAYYKGAEVLLMDEPTSSLDAGTEEEIIETLEKRLFDENMTIILISHSESFLSKCDRIIDFEKLEGVVAW